The genomic segment GGTATTTCAATGTTATATACCTTATAATAGGCGGTAATATTGAGAAAGAAGATAAAATTTCCATATTGGAGCCGAATTCATACTTTTCAAAATAACTAGTTAATAAGTAAGAATATAATTCAAAGAGACTATTAATAACATCATTAACATCTTCTTTAGTTATACATTCTATATTCTTACTATGAGTACATTTATTTCCAATATTAGTGATAATACTTAAAGCGCCTAATAGAAGGGGATTATTTTGACTTTGTTCATTAATTGCAGATAAAATGTTTCTATTACCCAAGGTAACAAAATCTTCATTTGATAGGTTTAATATTCTTCTTACGATAACTTCAGAGTATTGTCTTATTGTAGCAATTGTTCCCCTCCTAGAACGTGCTTCAAGGTAAAAAGCATCATTTATTAAGTCTTTAACTAATGATTCATAAGTACTATTGTTAAATCCCGGCATCTTAATATCCTCCAGTTTTTAAGTCTACTTGCATTCCAGCTTCAATAACTAATTCCAAACTTTCTTAAAAATTAACTTTTCATCTATTGCATAATTTAACGATTAACACTTTAGGACAATCGGGGTTTAAGGTACCCTTCTTGCTATTAAAACCTCCAGATTTATAAAATTATTTTCAATTTCCCATTATTCATAGGCAGTTATCCGAAGTTAGGTATAAAAAAATCAAGCTTCATGGAGAGCATGAGTATCTAAAAACAATTTGTTAAGAGGATAAATGAACCTAACTTTGGATAACTAAAATAGCACGAAACCGCGGTAATTGGTGCTTCTCGCTATGGGGATTGAATTCCTCATCCCCAGTCTAATTTCATGAATACAAGGAAAAGTCGGCAACAAAATTGCATCAAAGAAGCGTTAAATCTGTAAAAATGGGTATAGCTTCCCCTTCCCCATATAGGGCAATTTTTAAATATATGCAGTTTCATAAGTAATCGGTGGAGATTTGTCCAGGCACGTAAAGCGTTTAGGTTTATCCGAACCGCAGATAGGACATTTGGATAGATCGGCTCCGGTAATCTTTTGGATAAGTTGAAGGGTAGAGGCTTTTTCCTTAGTTAAAAGAGGAGTATGGGTAAGTTGCTTACAAAGCTTTAGCTTTGTTGTCTTATTACGATTACCAAGCAAGCCGTAGTGTCTAATTTTCATAAATCCATCCGGTAAAATATGAATAAGAAATCTACGGATAAACTCGTTGGCCGAGAGTGTCATCAATTTCTGCTTACTACCATCCTTGTAATCCCGCCATTTGAAGGTAACTGTATCTTTTTCAAGGTTTACGATACGCTTATTGGAAAGAGCCACTCGGTGAGTGTATCGTCCCAGGTATTCAACAACACAAACAGCATTTCTGAATGGTGGTTTACAGTAAACAATCCACTCTTTGCTATATAAAGAAGATAGCAGCTCTTCGAAGTCTTTTTTATTAGAAAGATAGGTTTGACTGCCGTGAAATTCTAACTCGTTTTGGTAGTAGCGCTGTTTAAGGAAATATAGAAATTTTCCTTTAAACTTTCGAGAGAGAACTTTAACCGGAATAAAGAATTTCTTTCGGCTGTTAACCCATTTGCCGATAGAAGATAACCCGCCGCCAGGGACAATGCAGTGGATATGGTGATGGTGCATGAGGTTCTGTCCCCAGGTATGAAGAACCGATGTAAAACCAATTTTGGCACCAAGATATTTTTTGTCGGAAGCCAATTCAATAAGCGTTTCAGCAACGGTCTTAAATAAAAGAGTATAGATAACTTTTTGGTTTTGGTAAGTCATTGAATTCAGCGTATCGGGAATTGTGAATACTACATGAAAGTATCCAACATCGAGGAGATTGTATTTTTGGTTTTCGATCCAGCGTTCTTTAGCAAGAGCTTGGCATTTAGGGCAGTGCCTGTTGCGGCAAGAGTTATAGGAAATTCGAGTATGACCGCAATCATCACAAACCTCCTTGTGACCGCCTAACTGTGAGGTTCTGCATTTTTGCATCGCGGACATCGCTTTATGTTGAACAAGAGTGAGCTTGTGGTGGGTGCGATAGATATTGCCGTATTTGCGAAATATATCTTGAACCTCAATCATTGACCTTATCCAATTGAGCCAGCTGATCAGGAGGACTCTTAACGCCAAGTGATTCTATCTTAAGCAAGTGTAAATAGAAACAGGTTGATGCAATGTCGGAGTGTCCGAGTAATTGCTTAATATGGAATACACTTGTATCGGATTCTAAAAGATGAGTCGCAAAACTGTGGCGCATGGTGTGAACGGTTACATTCTTGGTAATTTTAGCTTTACTAACGTATTTATGAAATAGATTGCTAACAGCTCTAGCTGTCATATGAGTTCCGGTATTATTTCTACTGTAAAAGAGCCATTCTTTAGGGCGGTAAGCTTTCCAATACGTTCTGAGTATGTCGAGATTAGCTTGCGAAAGCAGAGCATATCGATCTTTACTGCCTTTAGCATTGCGAATGAACAATTGCATCTTATTGCTGTCAATATCAGAAACTTTAAGGGCAGCCACTTCACTGATGCGAAGTCCTGCACCATAAAGAGTCATAAGAATACATTTATCCCTTAAGTTATCACAGGCATCCAAAAGGGTTTGAATTTCCTCTCTAGTAAGGATGTTGAATATTACGGTTTTAGAGAGCCACTATTCCAGATGTCACTGAGCCATCTCTCTGGAAAAAATGATCCACTGCTCCGGACAGAGAGCCACCCGAATTTCCTTGAGTTTGTGGAGAGTGTGGGCAAGTTCTTTTGAGAAAGACCCAAAAGGGCTTGTCCTCACTCTCCACAGCTCTCTAAACTAGAGTAAGGTTTTGTTATTCCTGTATTCCTTTGCGTTTACGCATGGAATCTTGGCCATCGATCAAGATTGTATAGGAATCATGAACAATTCTGTCCAAGATGGCATCAGCTAAAGTATCCTCACCAATTTTGCCATGCCATCCGGCGGGTGAAAATTGAGAACTGAAAATGGTTGATCCCTTTTTGTGTCTCGCTTCCACGATTTCTAAAAGATCACGTGCTTCACTATTACCCAGTGGAACGAGTAACCATTCATCTAG from the Desulfitobacterium metallireducens DSM 15288 genome contains:
- a CDS encoding IS91 family transposase, with amino-acid sequence MIEVQDIFRKYGNIYRTHHKLTLVQHKAMSAMQKCRTSQLGGHKEVCDDCGHTRISYNSCRNRHCPKCQALAKERWIENQKYNLLDVGYFHVVFTIPDTLNSMTYQNQKVIYTLLFKTVAETLIELASDKKYLGAKIGFTSVLHTWGQNLMHHHHIHCIVPGGGLSSIGKWVNSRKKFFIPVKVLSRKFKGKFLYFLKQRYYQNELEFHGSQTYLSNKKDFEELLSSLYSKEWIVYCKPPFRNAVCVVEYLGRYTHRVALSNKRIVNLEKDTVTFKWRDYKDGSKQKLMTLSANEFIRRFLIHILPDGFMKIRHYGLLGNRNKTTKLKLCKQLTHTPLLTKEKASTLQLIQKITGADLSKCPICGSDKPKRFTCLDKSPPITYETAYI